One Pullulanibacillus sp. KACC 23026 DNA segment encodes these proteins:
- a CDS encoding ATP-binding protein: protein MRRFLNLLKEKPKVPLKEDPISAPSLPDNISYDELIYRTKRGFLAKKLASYLEMDQKDLNEIYFLSLSENTFENDKSPYHQCIYCSECLLGWIKEGDEVQKKVDELPVNNQVKNAILKVYDLNKIHFKNQSVQTVRSSQNESFDKWKIYRDVIYSATQEKLLLISKEEAEALKDGSVIVKNDIKVISDIPKSRLEVKTRLEFAGYTKSELMTWLLVISEAITNTLKHAEEGKLTVIENQEKRELRVIVEDKGSGFDLENLPKATLMAGYSTKKSLGQGFQLMLKLSKQVLLYTSNLGSTIILTFETNNNEGVRNGTGG, encoded by the coding sequence ATGAGGCGGTTCCTAAATCTTTTAAAAGAAAAACCAAAAGTTCCACTAAAAGAAGATCCAATATCTGCTCCGTCTCTACCAGATAATATTTCTTATGACGAATTGATTTATAGGACCAAGAGAGGTTTTTTAGCTAAAAAATTGGCGTCCTACCTAGAAATGGATCAAAAGGACTTGAATGAAATTTATTTTTTATCACTATCAGAAAATACTTTCGAGAATGACAAAAGTCCGTATCATCAATGTATCTACTGCAGTGAATGTTTATTAGGCTGGATAAAAGAGGGGGATGAGGTTCAAAAGAAGGTTGATGAACTGCCTGTAAATAACCAGGTTAAAAATGCCATCCTTAAAGTTTATGATCTTAATAAAATTCATTTCAAGAATCAATCCGTTCAAACTGTGCGTTCTTCACAAAATGAATCCTTTGATAAATGGAAGATTTATCGTGATGTCATCTATTCGGCAACCCAAGAAAAATTATTACTTATAAGTAAAGAAGAGGCAGAGGCTTTAAAAGACGGAAGCGTGATAGTTAAAAATGATATCAAAGTGATTTCAGATATTCCAAAAAGTCGGTTGGAAGTTAAAACAAGGCTTGAATTTGCTGGATACACTAAATCTGAATTGATGACCTGGCTATTGGTGATATCAGAGGCTATCACCAATACACTTAAGCACGCTGAAGAAGGAAAGTTAACAGTCATTGAAAATCAGGAAAAACGAGAACTGAGAGTAATCGTAGAAGACAAGGGTTCGGGATTTGATTTAGAAAATTTACCTAAAGCAACCTTGATGGCTGGCTATTCGACAAAAAAGTCATTGGGTCAAGGGTTTCAATTAATGCTTAAATTGTCAAAACAAGTTTTACTCTATACCTCTAATCTAGGTTCAACAATTATTTTAACATTTGAAACCAACAATAACGAAGGCGTGAGAAATGGAACAGGTGGCTAA
- a CDS encoding SDR family oxidoreductase, whose amino-acid sequence MNNENQLTIAITGSSKGIGKATAELLRRDTVNLVLGSRSNKEVETNQSLELSLDVSDENSVTNFYQRATQKFGTIDILINCAGLGEFENVLDSSTKAFDDMLAVNLRGTYLTCKYFGKHMVENGKGLILNLISIAGTTALPGCGGYSASKFGALGLTRVLQAELRTRGVQVTAILPGAVKSDFWDEIEPKPDFSKMIPAETVAQHLINIINQPLGAFIDEITLMPPLGIL is encoded by the coding sequence ATGAATAATGAAAATCAGTTAACGATCGCTATAACTGGATCAAGTAAAGGAATAGGAAAAGCAACAGCTGAACTGCTTAGGAGAGATACAGTTAATCTTGTGTTAGGTAGCCGTAGCAACAAAGAAGTGGAAACCAATCAGAGTCTTGAACTGTCTCTAGACGTGTCTGATGAAAATTCAGTCACAAACTTTTATCAAAGGGCTACTCAAAAATTTGGAACGATTGACATCCTAATTAACTGCGCTGGACTAGGGGAATTTGAAAATGTGCTAGATTCTTCTACCAAAGCCTTCGATGACATGTTAGCAGTGAATTTACGTGGTACTTATCTCACATGTAAATACTTTGGGAAACACATGGTCGAAAATGGAAAAGGTTTAATTCTTAATCTTATTTCAATTGCAGGGACAACTGCACTACCTGGATGTGGAGGCTATTCAGCCTCAAAGTTTGGTGCGTTGGGTTTAACGAGAGTCTTGCAAGCGGAGCTAAGAACTAGGGGTGTTCAAGTAACCGCGATTCTCCCTGGGGCAGTAAAGAGTGATTTTTGGGATGAGATTGAACCAAAGCCAGATTTCTCAAAAATGATTCCTGCAGAAACAGTTGCTCAACACTTGATTAATATAATTAATCAGCCACTAGGAGCCTTTATTGATGAGATCACACTAATGCCACCTCTAGGAATTCTTTAA
- a CDS encoding 6-carboxytetrahydropterin synthase → MIYLSRKMIFSAAHSYSISEWSEEKNRLVFGPCSHLNGHGHDYTLEVMVKGRLDSNSGIVVNITDIQKIMNELVEKELDGKFLNKENAYFKEHIPTTENLVTYIWNELEYQFSNCDLHKITLRENDFLYSEKESLPMVHLTRKYHFSTAHRLHSDLLSEEENIEIFGKCNNPYGHGHNYYLEVTVSGKPDPITGMVTDLGQLDKIVENNVLKKFDHKHLNLDTDEFKHLNPTSENVAVVIWDLLKGDLDQLYKIGLYETEKNYFEYYGTDRE, encoded by the coding sequence ATGATTTACCTCTCTAGGAAGATGATATTCTCGGCTGCTCACTCTTACTCCATCAGTGAATGGAGTGAGGAGAAAAACAGACTCGTTTTCGGTCCATGTAGCCATTTGAATGGACACGGTCACGATTACACACTAGAAGTCATGGTAAAAGGAAGATTAGATTCGAATTCAGGAATTGTGGTTAACATCACTGATATTCAAAAAATAATGAATGAATTAGTTGAAAAAGAATTGGATGGGAAGTTCTTAAATAAAGAGAATGCCTATTTTAAAGAGCATATTCCGACGACTGAGAATCTGGTCACTTATATATGGAATGAATTGGAATATCAATTTTCTAATTGTGACCTACACAAAATTACATTAAGGGAAAATGACTTTCTGTATTCAGAAAAGGAGAGCTTGCCTATGGTGCATCTTACAAGAAAATATCACTTTAGTACAGCACATCGTTTACATAGTGATTTGTTAAGTGAGGAAGAAAACATAGAGATTTTTGGTAAATGTAATAATCCATATGGACATGGCCACAACTACTACCTTGAGGTAACAGTTAGTGGAAAGCCGGATCCTATCACGGGAATGGTAACCGATCTCGGACAACTTGACAAAATTGTGGAAAACAATGTTTTGAAAAAATTTGACCATAAACATCTAAATTTAGATACTGACGAATTTAAACACTTAAATCCTACTTCGGAAAATGTTGCAGTTGTCATTTGGGATTTATTAAAGGGTGATCTTGATCAACTTTATAAAATTGGACTCTATGAAACTGAAAAAAACTACTTTGAGTATTACGGAACGGATAGGGAGTAG
- the folE gene encoding GTP cyclohydrolase I FolE → MTVELKKDLIEEHIKEILSLIGENPDRDGLLDTPKRVAQMYREVFAGVGVAPETALTTTFEENYDGLIVVKDINYYTFCEHHLIPFFGKAHIGYIPKGRVVGLSKFARLVELVSKRPQVQERMTTQIADAIMNVLQPEGVIVSVEGQHLCMCARGVKKTGSATVTTIKRGVLKTDSTFVQEFENALKRD, encoded by the coding sequence ATGACTGTTGAATTAAAAAAGGACTTAATAGAAGAACATATCAAAGAAATTTTATCCTTAATTGGTGAAAACCCTGATAGAGATGGTTTACTTGATACGCCAAAGCGTGTTGCCCAAATGTACAGGGAGGTATTTGCGGGTGTAGGCGTTGCTCCTGAAACGGCACTCACTACGACATTTGAAGAAAACTATGATGGGTTGATTGTTGTCAAAGATATTAATTACTATACGTTTTGCGAGCATCACCTCATTCCCTTTTTTGGAAAAGCTCATATAGGTTATATCCCAAAGGGCAGAGTGGTTGGACTAAGTAAATTTGCAAGATTAGTTGAACTTGTTTCCAAACGGCCACAAGTTCAAGAACGAATGACAACGCAAATTGCGGATGCTATTATGAATGTTTTGCAACCAGAAGGTGTCATCGTAAGTGTTGAAGGTCAGCATCTATGTATGTGTGCCCGCGGCGTTAAAAAAACTGGGAGTGCAACTGTCACAACCATAAAGAGAGGGGTCTTGAAAACTGACTCCACTTTCGTACAGGAATTTGAGAATGCTCTTAAAAGAGATTAA
- a CDS encoding LuxR C-terminal-related transcriptional regulator, with product MENALDSIQQVQDVFASNCKLAIILLDLKGNPVTSFSGENSLAKMVQSNHSLYYEWIKSAVGSSVLDTFPGLKIVLSPVSIRGEIKYYLWAGVIIETESRSDLYKYIRQKVTQPSIWENAIEEVPETTSEEKKRIVSRILELSEVISKLLENDQKKTEDIQLIRSVQNVLELAAQEKKDTVSEILNEFLNLDSDLDFVGLAKKNNDNECVISLVTGHIDYQSLVGTNFLVGEGFLGQVLVSGIAGYWEQIDIDPRGKLFKVNDIKPQSLVCYPITVDNSITGVLFGVSFKKGKLGQSILSIGQVITDIISSYLFNRITREKFRYQLQKLNALIEISQLLSRIQDVKKIALMLVDMSMNIMQVSFSSLTLFDLDSNSGEVRIVSRGLTKDQSEKYGKQVLRRYNQLKDEGGNLSKASPVIRVSDWGETIIECPVYSQKLYGVLSVSQNLNNEDHLTFLSSLATIGALAINRTNHTKVEIQHSIALLHESVGYWDPQSYEFTTKLKKLAHLFLDYLEMSLKEREDIEYACLLSSYTPEFVANVLPDHSSVYKILQDFVEITNYPKYNRYGQRFDLGGQLLALLSNHLKDHELDSIDNPIDPLLSEKFRKFILRERALDQTISTKDLEFQIDKLSNRENEVLMLVVKGLNNKQLASQLFISEHTVKNHITNIFQKVNVKDRAGLIAYFYKQKMEDL from the coding sequence ATGGAAAACGCACTAGACAGTATTCAACAAGTGCAAGATGTGTTTGCTTCTAATTGCAAGCTAGCCATAATATTACTAGACCTTAAAGGAAATCCAGTCACTTCTTTTTCAGGAGAAAACAGCTTGGCAAAAATGGTCCAAAGTAACCATTCCTTATATTATGAATGGATAAAAAGTGCAGTGGGGTCTAGCGTTTTAGACACGTTTCCTGGCCTAAAGATTGTACTTTCTCCAGTAAGTATAAGGGGTGAGATTAAGTATTATTTATGGGCGGGTGTTATCATAGAAACGGAATCCCGCTCGGACCTTTATAAATATATAAGACAAAAAGTCACGCAACCATCAATTTGGGAAAACGCAATTGAGGAAGTTCCGGAGACAACGAGCGAAGAAAAGAAGCGAATTGTAAGTAGAATTTTAGAATTATCTGAGGTCATAAGTAAGCTCTTAGAGAATGATCAAAAGAAAACAGAAGACATTCAACTGATTAGAAGTGTACAAAATGTGCTTGAACTTGCTGCACAGGAAAAAAAAGATACGGTCTCTGAAATATTAAATGAGTTTTTGAACTTAGATTCTGATCTTGATTTTGTAGGCCTTGCTAAAAAAAATAACGATAACGAATGTGTGATCTCTTTAGTGACGGGACACATAGATTATCAATCATTAGTAGGAACAAATTTTTTAGTTGGGGAAGGTTTTTTAGGTCAAGTGTTGGTTAGCGGAATAGCCGGTTATTGGGAGCAGATTGATATTGATCCTAGAGGGAAACTGTTTAAAGTTAACGATATCAAACCTCAATCACTTGTTTGTTACCCAATCACTGTTGATAATAGTATCACAGGTGTATTATTTGGTGTCTCTTTTAAAAAAGGTAAACTTGGACAATCTATTCTAAGTATCGGTCAAGTCATAACGGATATAATCAGTTCATATCTGTTCAATAGGATAACAAGAGAAAAATTTAGGTACCAGCTTCAGAAATTGAATGCCTTAATAGAAATAAGTCAACTGTTATCCCGCATTCAAGATGTTAAGAAAATTGCTCTAATGCTTGTTGATATGAGCATGAATATTATGCAAGTCAGCTTTTCTTCACTTACTCTGTTCGATCTCGATTCTAATTCGGGAGAGGTTAGAATTGTCTCGAGGGGATTAACAAAGGACCAAAGTGAAAAGTATGGAAAGCAGGTATTAAGGAGATACAACCAATTAAAAGATGAAGGGGGAAATTTATCAAAGGCTTCTCCTGTTATTCGCGTCTCAGATTGGGGAGAAACCATTATAGAATGTCCTGTATATAGCCAAAAGCTTTATGGTGTATTAAGTGTTTCTCAGAATCTTAATAATGAGGATCACTTAACATTCTTGTCTTCTCTAGCAACCATCGGTGCACTGGCTATTAATAGGACAAATCATACAAAAGTGGAGATTCAACATTCAATAGCACTTTTACATGAAAGTGTAGGGTATTGGGATCCTCAGAGTTATGAGTTCACAACAAAATTAAAAAAACTCGCTCATTTGTTTTTGGATTACTTGGAAATGTCTTTGAAGGAAAGAGAAGATATTGAATATGCTTGTTTATTATCTTCGTATACGCCTGAATTTGTAGCAAATGTACTACCTGATCATTCATCGGTATATAAAATTTTGCAAGACTTTGTTGAAATAACGAATTATCCCAAATATAATCGATATGGTCAAAGATTCGACCTTGGAGGGCAACTGCTTGCACTATTATCTAACCATCTGAAAGATCATGAGTTGGATTCCATAGATAATCCTATTGATCCGTTATTGAGTGAAAAGTTTAGAAAATTCATCCTTAGAGAGCGTGCGTTAGATCAAACTATTTCCACTAAAGATCTTGAGTTCCAAATTGATAAATTATCAAATCGAGAAAATGAAGTCCTTATGCTAGTAGTGAAAGGGTTGAATAATAAACAACTGGCTTCCCAGTTATTTATTAGTGAACATACCGTTAAAAATCATATTACAAATATTTTCCAGAAGGTTAATGTAAAAGATAGGGCGGGTCTAATTGCTTATTTTTATAAACAAAAAATGGAGGATCTTTGA
- a CDS encoding ATPase domain-containing protein — protein MQNITESGVAGIDKILYGGLPKGSAIIVEGAPGTGKTTLGVQFLVHGALKSGETGIYITFEEFPHQIYQDMEAFGWDLKKLEKQNLLRFISIKPEVLLEQMKQPNGLFEQLIQEINCQRVVVDSISLLQYIYKDQKENREALYNLRNILRKFSLTSMLLSERANSNSEDTFEHYVADGVIRLSIEEQMQKFRKRTLEVIKMRGRKIIEGEHIYRLTDKGIHLVPALSVVEDVLIKAHDKVSTGIGKLDQLLSGGITRGSTLLIDTNSKANYKYLIGSIITKRILEGDRIIAQPSSLTTIEDLQKVYKLYGVDLEEACKQDKMYFIEQYNREVPDVFKDNVLNVKDVSNEDYLGFLNGELTKMVTRNFNTLDDWFVFYDLSAIFSLRGPDFVKRIFAEESTRARTTGNTILALCNFSEIGKETSSFLERTSNGVIRTWVDGNYQYLQLTKSTSGFVSEPLLVETISEKPLIQLV, from the coding sequence ATGCAGAATATTACTGAATCAGGAGTAGCTGGAATTGACAAAATATTATATGGAGGACTGCCAAAAGGATCGGCAATTATTGTTGAAGGGGCACCAGGAACGGGAAAGACAACATTAGGTGTACAATTCCTTGTACATGGAGCTTTGAAATCTGGTGAAACGGGTATATACATTACCTTTGAAGAATTCCCTCACCAGATCTATCAAGATATGGAAGCGTTTGGTTGGGATCTAAAAAAACTAGAAAAGCAGAATCTTTTACGTTTTATAAGTATAAAACCTGAAGTTCTTTTAGAGCAAATGAAACAACCTAATGGTCTATTTGAGCAATTAATACAAGAAATAAATTGCCAGAGAGTTGTAGTAGATAGTATTAGTCTCCTTCAATATATCTATAAAGATCAGAAGGAAAATAGAGAGGCACTCTATAATCTGAGGAATATTCTACGTAAATTCTCGCTAACTTCAATGTTACTAAGTGAACGGGCAAATTCAAATAGTGAAGATACATTTGAACATTATGTAGCAGATGGGGTAATCCGTCTTTCTATAGAAGAACAAATGCAGAAATTTCGTAAACGGACACTTGAAGTTATAAAAATGAGAGGTCGCAAAATTATTGAAGGTGAACATATTTATCGACTAACAGATAAAGGGATTCATCTAGTTCCAGCACTCTCAGTTGTTGAAGATGTATTAATTAAAGCACATGATAAAGTGTCAACTGGAATTGGAAAATTAGATCAACTACTCTCCGGCGGAATCACAAGAGGATCAACGCTATTAATTGACACAAATAGTAAAGCAAACTACAAATATCTAATTGGTTCTATTATAACGAAAAGAATACTAGAGGGGGATCGAATCATTGCACAACCCTCTAGTCTGACCACTATCGAGGATCTTCAAAAAGTCTATAAATTATATGGTGTTGATTTAGAAGAAGCCTGCAAACAAGATAAGATGTATTTTATAGAACAGTATAATCGGGAAGTCCCAGATGTCTTCAAAGACAATGTCTTGAATGTAAAAGATGTATCGAACGAAGATTACTTAGGCTTTTTAAATGGTGAGTTGACTAAAATGGTAACTCGAAACTTTAACACATTAGATGATTGGTTTGTTTTTTATGATTTAAGCGCAATTTTTTCTTTAAGAGGACCGGATTTTGTTAAACGAATTTTTGCTGAAGAATCTACCAGAGCAAGAACTACCGGAAACACAATACTTGCTCTTTGCAATTTTTCTGAAATAGGTAAAGAAACCTCCTCGTTTTTAGAGAGGACATCAAATGGAGTTATTCGTACTTGGGTTGATGGTAATTATCAATATCTCCAATTAACCAAATCAACAAGTGGGTTTGTTTCTGAACCCCTTCTTGTGGAAACGATTTCGGAGAAACCACTTATCCAATTGGTTTAA
- a CDS encoding methyl-accepting chemotaxis protein, with the protein MNKLETIIMVSDVFHKLIPYAQLVVTDKEGYIHAISGDDFYLDVFGEGKPLLEGSIGKEVVTTGQVISRIGNKQLTGGIPYQGTGVPIISDGSIVGSMCVFISTENKEILQNAADELLTMMQTLNTSLEGISHTAAELQTTSQQLVNNSKRVEDSTVEISQVANVIAKVSSQTNLIGLNAAIEASRAGEQGKGFSVVANEIRRLSQNTKTSSTTILNSTDHVIDSLNQIQREVGDLVAELSVQTKTINATSETLSQIVTISEKLAELARIMVN; encoded by the coding sequence ATGAATAAACTTGAAACTATAATTATGGTATCTGATGTCTTCCACAAATTAATTCCATATGCCCAACTTGTTGTCACAGACAAGGAAGGGTATATACATGCGATTTCAGGTGATGATTTCTATCTAGATGTCTTTGGAGAAGGCAAGCCATTATTAGAGGGAAGTATTGGGAAGGAAGTTGTGACGACGGGTCAGGTTATATCTCGAATAGGGAATAAACAATTGACCGGTGGAATTCCTTATCAAGGTACGGGTGTTCCGATTATTAGCGATGGAAGTATAGTGGGTTCTATGTGTGTATTTATATCCACTGAGAACAAAGAGATCCTGCAAAATGCAGCCGATGAATTGCTGACAATGATGCAAACGTTGAACACGTCCTTAGAAGGGATTAGCCATACTGCAGCAGAATTACAAACCACTTCACAACAACTCGTTAATAATAGTAAAAGGGTGGAGGATTCTACAGTTGAAATTAGTCAAGTGGCTAATGTTATTGCAAAAGTGTCTTCTCAAACAAATTTGATCGGTCTCAATGCAGCTATTGAGGCATCGCGTGCTGGAGAACAAGGGAAAGGTTTTTCTGTCGTAGCCAATGAAATTAGAAGACTTTCTCAAAACACTAAGACATCATCGACAACCATTCTTAACTCGACGGATCATGTCATCGATTCTCTCAATCAAATTCAACGCGAAGTAGGAGATCTTGTAGCCGAGTTGAGTGTACAAACAAAAACGATTAACGCAACATCAGAGACTCTAAGTCAAATCGTCACCATAAGCGAGAAGTTAGCGGAACTCGCAAGGATCATGGTTAATTAG
- a CDS encoding PilZ domain-containing protein yields the protein MMNDIVWIETFMLLIIVFLFLKSVKNNQTKKAEIARLKNKMKKAKTSKNPINIQKNRRKYHRVSVKDLTCKLKIIDFGHQTLRKLNNKSISGQILDLSVGGLGFLCEVDFPVTDPVLVDISFTLKEETYIYSGIVVRKEGHKGSNNLLYGIQFTNMGLNEEAKLNQLVNHLARSKKSIN from the coding sequence ATGATGAATGATATAGTGTGGATCGAAACCTTCATGTTGTTAATAATTGTTTTCCTTTTCCTGAAATCTGTAAAAAACAATCAAACTAAGAAAGCTGAAATAGCCCGTTTAAAGAATAAAATGAAAAAAGCTAAGACATCAAAAAATCCAATCAATATCCAGAAAAACAGAAGGAAATATCACCGGGTTTCAGTGAAGGATCTAACCTGCAAGCTTAAAATTATTGATTTTGGTCATCAGACTTTAAGGAAATTAAATAATAAGTCAATTAGTGGACAGATTTTAGATCTAAGTGTCGGTGGCTTAGGATTTTTATGCGAAGTTGATTTTCCTGTCACTGATCCAGTTTTAGTTGATATTAGCTTTACACTAAAAGAGGAAACTTATATCTATTCAGGAATTGTTGTTAGAAAAGAGGGCCATAAAGGAAGTAATAACTTGTTATATGGAATACAATTTACAAATATGGGTTTAAATGAAGAAGCTAAGTTAAACCAATTAGTGAATCATTTGGCGCGTTCAAAAAAAAGCATAAATTAA
- a CDS encoding EAL domain-containing protein has translation MLIDHFIREEQFYHHFQPIYDIENWYLIGREVLLRSNEFSNPEIPFCLAKQKEKLYELDSRSIHKAISTYHMAGYSKREGKLFVNVYPSTISNGDFPSFIINIMNEFNVSRHQIVLELTETEKIKDLKQFQKIINLLRKSGILIALDDIGKGIEDTQRIIELNPDFIKLDKYFAHDLYMSKKKQDFVRFLQNYCDAYKTYLILEGIETPVDLAFAKSFGIKYGQGYALGKPDVLEKTV, from the coding sequence ATGTTAATCGATCATTTTATAAGGGAAGAACAGTTTTATCATCACTTTCAACCTATTTATGATATTGAAAATTGGTACTTAATTGGTAGAGAAGTCTTGCTAAGATCCAATGAATTCTCAAATCCAGAAATACCATTTTGTCTTGCCAAACAAAAAGAAAAGCTTTATGAATTGGATTCGCGGTCCATCCATAAAGCTATCAGTACCTACCATATGGCAGGATACTCAAAAAGAGAAGGTAAGTTATTTGTAAATGTCTATCCGTCGACCATATCAAATGGGGATTTCCCCTCTTTCATTATTAATATAATGAATGAATTTAATGTGTCAAGGCACCAAATAGTACTAGAGTTAACCGAAACAGAGAAAATAAAGGACTTAAAACAATTCCAAAAGATAATAAATTTATTGAGAAAGTCAGGGATTTTAATTGCGCTTGATGATATCGGCAAAGGAATTGAAGATACCCAAAGAATAATCGAATTAAACCCAGATTTTATAAAATTAGATAAGTATTTTGCACATGATCTTTACATGTCAAAGAAGAAACAAGATTTTGTTAGATTCCTTCAAAATTATTGTGATGCGTATAAGACGTATCTCATATTAGAAGGGATAGAAACCCCTGTTGATTTGGCCTTTGCCAAGAGTTTTGGCATCAAATATGGTCAGGGGTATGCTTTGGGTAAGCCTGATGTTTTGGAAAAGACGGTATGA
- a CDS encoding carbonic anhydrase has product MDINKNNKKVLFLTDIEPRIEPFLQQEMNIELENMLILQSYGSVISNPYGDIMRSIIMAIYQEDVQEVVVVGTEGKRNVSPDLKSLLDSESEQMKEKLRTMDYLFEHCMPEFMDGTLKEWIEKGEQDVAEIVQKSIEMIRQHPLVPSYVKINGLIVNKNREFSTIN; this is encoded by the coding sequence ATGGATATAAATAAAAACAACAAAAAAGTTTTATTTTTGACAGACATAGAACCTAGAATAGAGCCATTCCTCCAACAAGAGATGAATATTGAACTTGAAAACATGCTGATTTTACAAAGCTACGGCTCTGTTATCTCCAATCCTTATGGAGATATTATGAGATCGATTATAATGGCTATTTATCAGGAAGATGTTCAAGAAGTAGTTGTAGTTGGTACAGAAGGCAAGAGGAACGTTTCACCCGATCTAAAAAGTCTTCTTGATTCAGAAAGTGAACAAATGAAGGAAAAACTAAGAACGATGGATTATCTTTTTGAACATTGCATGCCTGAATTTATGGATGGAACTTTAAAAGAATGGATCGAAAAAGGAGAGCAGGATGTTGCTGAGATTGTCCAAAAGAGTATTGAGATGATTCGCCAGCATCCATTAGTACCATCGTATGTTAAGATTAATGGTTTAATAGTGAATAAAAATAGAGAGTTTTCAACGATCAACTAA